A single genomic interval of Apium graveolens cultivar Ventura unplaced genomic scaffold, ASM990537v1 ctg8206, whole genome shotgun sequence harbors:
- the LOC141704742 gene encoding uncharacterized protein LOC141704742 isoform X1, with amino-acid sequence MQISVIDFARSVLGLEKPNSSKFDARTLDHVVIFMPEGRSAKMARQRGCIIRKPAGQTSSLGSTARMVWHPLVEHSSFRSFVYSNIHFTTTSFVRSSRSIQIINVDLSRTYISYVPV; translated from the exons ATGCAGATTTCTGTTATTGATTTTGCTCGATCT GTGTTGGGTCTAGAAAAGCCAAACAGTTCAAAATTTGATGCTCGGACACTAGATCATGTTGTAATTTTTATGCCAGAG GGAAGAAGTGCTAAAATGGCAAGGCAAAG GGGATGTATTATCAGGAAACCAGCCGGACAGACCAGTTCACTTGGGAGTACTGCAAGAATGGTTTGGCATCCACTGGTGGAACACTCGAGCTTTCGCTCTTTTGTTTACTCTAAtattcatttcactaccactaGTTTTGTTCGGTCGAGTAGGTCAATACAAATAATCAATGTAGACCTCTCTCGTACATACATTAGCTATGTTCCAGTTTAG
- the LOC141704742 gene encoding uncharacterized protein LOC141704742 isoform X2, with protein sequence MQISVIDFARSVLGLEKPNSSKFDARTLDHVVIFMPEGMYYQETSRTDQFTWEYCKNGLASTGGTLELSLFCLL encoded by the exons ATGCAGATTTCTGTTATTGATTTTGCTCGATCT GTGTTGGGTCTAGAAAAGCCAAACAGTTCAAAATTTGATGCTCGGACACTAGATCATGTTGTAATTTTTATGCCAGAG GGGATGTATTATCAGGAAACCAGCCGGACAGACCAGTTCACTTGGGAGTACTGCAAGAATGGTTTGGCATCCACTGGTGGAACACTCGAGCTTTCGCTCTTTTGTTTACTCTAA